Genomic DNA from Mixophyes fleayi isolate aMixFle1 chromosome 7, aMixFle1.hap1, whole genome shotgun sequence:
TGCTGGACTTGTCTGGGCCAATAATCAAGAAATCGTCTAGGTAGTGAGCAATCCCCCTGTGTCCGgttccagcctgaatgcaccagtggagAAAGCTGCTGAACTTCTCAAAAAGGGCACACGAAATCGAGcagcccatgggcaggcagcggtcGGCATAAAAACCGCTGCGGTGTCTAAAGCCCATAAACTGAAACGATTCAGGGTGGAGCGGCAGCAGACGAAAATCTGACGCTATGTCAATCTTGGCCATAAGGGCCCCCTCCCCACGCTCCTGGACCAGGGCAAGAGCAtcctcaaatgactgatattggACAGCGCTAACTGCAGGATCAATGGCGGAATTTACCGACTCGCCTAACGGgtaagacaggtgttgaatgagtcTAAACTTCCCTTCTGCATTTTTGGGCACTATTCCCACCGGGGACACTACCAAATTGGGAATGGGTACGTTCAAAAAGGGGCCTAACATCCTGCCTAAACGGACTTCTTTTGCAATTTTTCCATCCAGAATCTCTGGGAATATAAAGGCTGATTTCAGATTACGGGGACATGCTAAATTTAATTGTTTGGAAATGGGAATTCtaaaaccaaaatgaaaaccaTCCCGAATTATGGCTGCGGCCTCGGCGTCACTATAGAGTGACAGCCACTTATCTAAAACCTCAAGCTTAACTGGGGATTTGGCCTTGACCCGGAGCTGTTGTAGCAGCCCCacgtcctctccccccccccgacTCTGGTTCTAACACATTCTGACGCGGGGTGAAATCCACCACAGCTGGAGCAGGAGTGGCAGAATCTGCAGGCCGCCCCCCTCTGACAAGACCCTGAATTGAAAGCCAAGCACTTTCCTTTGCCGGGGAGGGTTTGTTGTGCTCTCCCCGCCCCAGGAAACCTCCTCCCTTGAGACACCCCCTGCCGCTGACTACTTGGCCTCATGAGGTCCATCCACGTATCTATGTTCTTGAAACCTAAAGGCAACTTCTCTCGCCCCGTCATCTTTTTACGGAACATCTCATCATAACTCCTCCAAATAACTGGCCCGTCTTTCAAATACACATCCATAATAAGGCGAAGGTACTTCCAAACTTCCACGTGTTCGTCCGGTCTAAAATCAGTGTACAGGGTTGCGAAAACACAAAAACCTTTCACCCATCTAGGGAATGTTTTGTAGCTCTCCTCCCCCTCACCATTCCTGTCCAATGCTGCCTCCAGACCTTTCTTGCCCTCGTCGGTGAGGCTAAACATGTCCACGTTATACCCCTTTTTAATTTTATCCCTGACACTTGGCCTAATGCCGTATAGCAACGCCTCATTCTCTACTCTTCCCGAATCCCCGGCTTGCGCAACTATGTCGGGGCCAAGAGCCTGCAGTGGCCTAGCAGTTCGCTTTCCCCATAATTGTGTCTGTAAGAGCTTAATTAGTTTGCGGGGCCTGTGCCCAGAACCCGAGGACTCCTCACTAGTAGTAGACTTTGGGGGGCTTACATCACAAATTTATTGTGTATTAGAAGAAATGATCTCACCTTTCTCCACTGAAGCCTCGACCTCCATCCCGGCTCCCGATGCCTGCTCGCCCCCAGGCCGTTCCTGCGTCCCTGCCGCCGTTCCCCACACACGATCTGCCATGCCTGGCGATGACCTCAGGACTGCCGCTCCCGGTTCCTCCTGAGACACACTCTGCTCCATGACCCTGAgaagctgaagaaaaaacattgtgAGCTTCCGGTAAACTCAAATTGGTATTCCCTTCACCTCTAGTGTCTGTCGGGGATTCACTACATGGTACAAATGTCGAGGAGGCAACAGGTCTACCCCGGGCAGCCTCCCGGAATCCTGTGTCTCCGCTTCCGGCCAAATAATCCCGCCCCCCTTCAGCTAACGGGGTGGACCCCCTACGCGTCTAAAATCTTCCCTGCCCAGATGGCCACTCCAGTCTCTATCACCTTGCCGTGGGGGCCCTTGCTCCACTCTATCCATGCCATGGTGATATTCAAAGACCCGGTCGCTTAAATGGTCAGCTCCCGGGCCGTAGCCCACATAATCCACCCCCCAGCTGCTTGAACTCCCGGACATCCGGGCCTGACTTTCCTCAGTGTGCTCACCCCTTGCCCTGTCTGACCTGCACGCCACACATCCTCATCCTCGTAGAACCCAGAATAATCCCGGGCTCCCCAGTTTCTCCGTGCCCAAATCGTGTCCTGACTCAACCCCTCTCCTGCACTAGCCCTGTTTTGTGCAAAAAAGGCTCTTCTCTCCGCCATAGCATCCTCACGGCCGCCCACTGGCTGGTAAAGTGATCTGCGGGCAGACATAGTGGATGCCGGACCCCTGGCCCCCCATGCTGACCCCCTAGCACTGCTGGACAGGAAGGGGCTGGGGGGGAAATAAAGTTGGTGGGGCACCTGGCAAAAATTTTCCCTTTCCCTCCTATGTGCCTGCAGCATGGGGGGGTTAATGGCAGTATTAAACCTGAGCTGCTGTGAAAGCCCTCTCCTGCTCCCCCTGGTGGCCTACTCCCATAGACATTGTCTCTTTGCCCTCCTGAAATCTGAGGAGGGGGTGTTCTTGCCCCCTCTCCTATATTTGGTTGCCCCACATTAAGTGCCTCCTAGTGGGCTACAGGGCTGTGCTCCCCCCCACTACAGTCCCAACTTCAGCGCCGGGAGGACACTCCCACGCTGGAGCCCGGGCTCTGCGCCTGCGCGGACCGGCCGGCAGTTCAGTATGAACCGCCGAGCCGCACCCGCGACCCTGCCTGACACTGCGGCTCCCCCGGGCAGGTAAAAGCGATCCCGCTCCAGACCCCGGTTCTAGACAGCGGGGAGCACTGGGCATGCTCCCCCCGCCACTGCCCCCTTCGTCCGCGCCCACATTCCCATCCCCAAAATGGCGCCTAGACGTTCCGGGGGATGGGGAGCAGATACGGGCTGGCCTAGCTGCGACCCTCTTCGGACGGGGCATGGTAGTGTTGGGACACGGAGGGGGTTAAGGGGAATTAAGAAGGCTAGCACCGAAAATACAGGGGGAAGAAAAAGGAtgatcaaacaaaaaaaaccaaaaaaaataaaaatgaaaaaggataaaattaattaagtgaaaaggaaagaaataagaaaaacaggcaaaattaaagaaaagacaacagagatagaaaagttaaagaaaataaacttttaatgCTTATCTGTCTCGACGTGTGTTCTCTTACAGGATTTTGCCAGACGAGTGACTCACCCAGGAAATTGCATCTCCTACAAAGCCACAAGGACCTCCCCTCAGCATCACTGGCCAGACCCACACTCCAcattaactctttcaggtaagtgcaagcacgaatgcaacactgtcactatttacttgcgttcgtctaaaaggggactctcttgtacttaATGTTTTCATTTAACAGTAATCTGGCAGGTAACATATTTTCTGCAAAGAAATATTATACATTAGTGGGAACAAGcttaaaaaaatacagttttctaaTCTCAATCAACGTACGATGACATGGAGGTATGACATTGACCTGTAGTCTGATCTCATCCCAGATGCGGCTTTTTGGAGTTGCGGATAGCTGCTGGGGGAGGAGTGGAGTTTCACAGACTGCACAATTATTTCCAGCTCCTGTGGTAGAAAGTTCTTCTGTCTCTTTTTGCTTGTGGTCCCGGAGGCACTGAGTCCTACATCCTCAGACATTTCACAATCTAATCTAATCTAAAGAGAGGAAAAAGACAGGCTTAAGTAAGCTGCATAACATGCATGGCCTTTAAGGGACAGACTGAGGCCTAAGTACTCACCCAAATACAAGGCAGAAGTCTTTCACAGGACCAAACACCAAATTAATCCTAAAAAGTCTGCTCAGGAAGTTTCCTAAGAGAGGCGTAAGTAAGTTACATGGCCTATAAGGGACAGACTGAGGCCTAAGTATTCACCCAAATGAAGGCAGAAGTCTTTCACAGGAGCAAAcaccaaataaaacataaaagtatCGGAAAGTTTCCTAAGAGAGGCAAAAAGACAGGTATAAGgagtaaaatattaataaatgtttgttgTATATGAAAGTCTCCTCTTCCCCATCACCAAAAGATATATATTTGCATGGTTCAGCCAAACAATGCACTCCTCTGCTCTACTACTCTCTTTTGCACTAAATGCACATTAGCATCGAGTTGCAAGTAATGTTATACTGCACACCTCTGCCGAGCCAGAAGAATATAAAAGTTATATATGCTGACCAAATGTCCTTAGTTTATCATATTTTAAAACAGCAGAAGAAGACACAGGGCATTGTACTCACCACATTTATTGTTATAACAAATGCGATTACAGATTTTGAAAGATTTGCAAAGCCAAAGTGAAGTCAAAATATGACAAGAGGGAATGAATATCAGAGCAGTCTTTAAATAGAACATGCAGGTGCATTTCAATGAGATGAATTGCAGGTGTATTCAATTGAGAATGACGGTGTATGATTAGCATACGACCGGGTTCACCCCCTTATTACTAGAATGCGATGAGTGATGGAGAATGATTGATAGATAAAGGAGACATTTCTTACATATGAGTATTAAAGAGATCCATGACTAACGTGAGCTCGCCCagacgtgcactgagaaccaatcaaaGAGCAGAATGTTGGAAAGCTataaaaggcttatgtctgatatcttaacctcTTTACTTTCTTACTCTTATACCACTAATAACCTTAGAGTAACGACACGAGACttgagtgtggcaaaattaagtgatttatttaactattgtggaggagaataaagcagtcagtccgacatcACTAGTCAAAACCCAGCTGTCTTAGCATCTCCTTAGGACTTCCCATGGGTTCAAATGGTGGACCAATCACACCcaaggtgcacatatctacctggatgGGGCACGACGTCCCGATTCCACagaacccgcccatcctctgggctatacgTAAAGCAACCACAGAAGCGGTACCTGAAACGAGACTACTAGCTGATTCACTCAAAGAGAGGCGAGTTCAACGTGCCCTAATACCATAAATGTGCGCCCaaacaaccactggccgtcgactgaactGCGTTTTCCGACACAACTCCATCCACATTACGGACAGCCTCCAGCACGAAACTCCGGAATCCATAaagcagggagggtgggtgggcaacatccAGATCTGCAATGGCTGAGTACAACTTCGCCCATCCCACTTATAACATCTtacacccctcccctatgacactgGATGGGCATCCCTAACaagttaactgttaacactccagagtatactcagttaaagatacagcaaaacttttattatccttcgttcctatgcagatctcagttcttattctcTTTGCAAAATGAGAGCAGCAACATTTACTAAGCGAGAACTGAGAGTCCTTACTCAGGTCATGGACAGTTTGTACCTCCCTAGAGGCCGGTACATAACTAATGAAGATAAGCTCTGCGCTTACATGCAAGTGCACCATATGAGGCTGTGCTTCAACCGCCGGCGGACGATTATCCAGCTCCAGTGCAGCTGCAGTGATTTACAGCGGCACTGGCCCCGACGGAGTAGCTGAGGGATGAAATTTGAAAAATTGAGTTCTCTAGTAATCAAATTGTTTATAGATTAGTTAGATTAGCTTTTTGCAATGTTCAAACTGGTACTAAGCTTAATTTCACATATTGCAAGGCCCTACACAAATACCTCCTTTAATATGTCTTCCTCACCTGTCAATGATTCTGATATTATTTGTCATTAATAAACATTAATTATTAGACTGTAATAATGATATTTTTAAATCACTATGTCACATAAGCCAAATCCATCCATTGACCAAGGCCATCTGTAagtggtgtgtgtgtatttatttagtttttgcatttttaaaaacacttCATTTTCTCTGTCTGTAAATGCATATTTCACAATGTCACATCACATTATCTGCCTACATGTAGGTAAGtgtgaaacagggagaacatttttatataagcgtatgtgtcatatttattccaacagaccataTGATCCAGCACAGGTGCAGAtgggaggaaaaaggagatgtgGCCAGGGAGGAGGGCCAGGTGGAGGCcatggaggaagaggaggaggagaaggcgaACAGAGAAGAGAGGGGGGAGGCAAAAGAGGccatagaggaggaggaggaggaagaggccagGGAGGAGAATGAGGCAAAAGAGGccatagaggaggaggaggaagaggccagGGAAGCCACAGAGtccggagaggaggaggaggagcccagGGATGAGGAGTGGCAGGTGGAGGCTTTGTTAGAATGTAAGTATTTTCATTAAACAATTTGCAACATTTATTGGGTTTGGAGGCCCAGTGTAGTCATCAGAAAGCCTTGATTTCCCATATGGCATTTACCCTAGACATGGTTATCCATTCCACAGGTTTCGACCATGATGGGCCTAATAACTGTTTGGTGGAAATCAAAACGCCCGCAACCAccacacaaatgtatatatatacatctgcCACCAAAAAGTATTAGTCCTATGGCTACTACTGTGTTTTACATACCGTTAACATTTGCTGACAGTTTCAAGTTATGTTAAACTTCATGCCTCTGGTGGTCCTGCCAAATGGGTATACAAAGTACACCCAGAGAATGAACATTTAGAACATTACTACTAgatacattaatatttaatttacattggtcccttcCTACTAGAtcatcatttcataatttatttatttatatagcaccactaattccacagagctgtacagagaatgcagtccctggcccaatagagcttacactctaaataccttaacacacatacagacagactagggtcaatttgatagcagccaattaacctactagggcctgattcattaaggaaaggaaagcaaaaatatgagtaactttgaaccttggcatgttgcaatgcaaggagtgcacattttttttcatgcaggACATAAATAtttgttaactttatttttacactgacattaaaagttgatctaataCATGCTCTACCTCAATTATTAATtagtcctcacattttaaattcacctccaatgcaacatagttttggcaaggttcaaagtgacttatttttttcctttactttccttaatgaatcaagcccacaaactccacacagattagaaatcaaactcatgaccccagcgctgtgagacagaagtgctagccactaagccaatGTGCTGCCCCAGTGTTGTCTGCATTGATTTATTTGAAAGGTGAGGATATATCCTGCTTGTATGCTACTGTATACAGTAGCATACAAGCAGTAGATGAAGAAAAGATGGTTTGCAGACATTAGCTGCATTTACTCAAAAGGAACCTGTCACCtcaaaaataccccccccccccccccttaccagggctgccaagaagaattcagggcccgggtacaacaaattcatggggcccccccctcatagtcaaataagccccaaaaattttttgcgccgccttacggcggcgcaaaaaaatttaggtgtatggtcatgcattcaggggcgtagctagccaaacggcagtgcaaaaattttgggaggtgtggtcatgcattttggggcgtggcaaacgtgccattggggcgtggctaacataaaaaccactaggctctcaattcgccggagcgtcacatatgttcaagcactcctgactttcaggacatctaccaccacagtgtagtatacaaacaatgcagtgtgtacacaaacagttcagtcttggcctacaccttacattgggcacaacattcaccaaaaattggtattgtccctactagaatcacaacatttcacatactgtcctgctctctcctacctgttcttctcactttctccacctgtggctgcatgtttctttagttgcggcttgtctggatcctggaatgctgggggccctatttggaaaaaaatagctacatttagataattccaaacaaccctggcgttaaatcaataccatccacgattaataattaggccttcctccagctccaatattacaataatgtgccccttcatcatcgccatgccttatgatcacactgtgccctccatgctgtttttgcccccttcatctggctccccttcatcagactatactatgctgctccccccctttttcaatcccactgtgccatgcctccccccctttgtaaccccactgtgccatgctgcccaccattttttaaccccactgtgccatgctgacccctgtttattaaccccactgtgccatactgccccgttttttaacccatctgtgcccctctcattttttcaccccctctgtcatgctgccccccccccgtttttaacccctctgacatgctgctttcccattttttaacccctctgtgctccccctcaatttttaacccctctgacatgctgctttcccattttttaacccctctgtgcccccactcattttttaacccctctgacatgctgcttccccgttttttaacccctctgtgctccccctcattttttaacccctctgacatgctgcttccccgttttttaacccctctgtgctccccctcattttttaacccctctgacatgctgctttcccgttttttaacccctctgtgctccccctcattttttaacccctctgacatgctgcttccccgttttttaacccctctgtgctccccctcattttttaacccctctgacatgctgctttcccattttttaacccctctgtgctccccctcattttttaacccctctgacatgctgcttccccgtttttaacccctttgacatgctgctttcccgttttttaacccctctgtgctccccctaattttttaacccctctgacatgctgcttccccgtttttaacccctttgacatgctgcttccccgtttttaacccctctgtcatgctgccccccccccccccgtttttaacccctctgacatgctgctttcccattttttaacccctctgtgcccccactcattttttaacccctctgacatgctgctttcccattttttaacccctctgtgctccccctcaatttttaacccctctgacatgctgctttcccattttttaacccctctgtgcccccactcattttttaacccctctgacatgctgcttccccgttttttaacccctctgtgctccccctcattttttaacccctctgacatgctgcttccccgttttttaacccctctgtgctccccctcattttttaacccctctgacatgctgctttcccgttttttaacccctctgtgctccccctcattttttaacccctctgacatgctgcccccccgttttttaacccctttgtgcccccctcgttttcctcccttcacttaccttttctcctctcttggtcttctctgctgctctgtgctccattgctccagactgactgaatgctgggcatgacatgatgacatcacacccagcattcagacagtctgaatagagcagcagagaggagggatgccggctccgcgatcaggtgagtatgttttgttttttttttaaactagcctgctccccccaccaacgaccgagcccccccccccccccccccaacgaccgagccccccccccccccccccccccctgccaaaaaaaaaaaaaaaaaaaaaaaagaaaaggaaaaaaaacgttttgaaaaaaaatatttgaaaattaaaaaaaatcagcagcgcaagggcccgggccgggccccctgacatgccgggcccgggtaattagtacccgctcccccccccctctcggcggccctgcccctTACCTCCAAGATTTAGGGCATTCAGAGAAATATATGGCACGTGCACATAATGGAgcctctgggcctgattcattaaggaaaataaatcaATACAAAAAAGAAACTTTGCAATTTGgcaaaaaacatgttgcattggaggggaaggtaaatttaaaatgacagatttataa
This window encodes:
- the LOC142098513 gene encoding uncharacterized protein LOC142098513, with amino-acid sequence MSRRQQVYPGQPPGILCLRFRPNNPAPLQLTGWTPYASKIFPAQMATPVSITLPWGPLLHSIHAMDFARRVTHPGNCISYKATRTSPQHHWPDPHSTLTLSDHMIQHRCRWEEKGDVAREEGQVEAMEEEEEEKANREERGEAKEAIEEEEEEEAREENEAKEAIEEEEEEAREATESGEEEEEPRDEEWQVEALLEWHGGLDFGVVRFVFPDMLKHFSNAPRLLMYFFTLAQTTELFAMFFEASLETSM